The Pseudanabaena galeata CCNP1313 genome includes a region encoding these proteins:
- a CDS encoding CobW family GTP-binding protein, producing the protein MTTNFSPIPVTVLTGYLGAGKTTLLNRILTHEHGKKVAVIVNEFGEVGIDHKLVVNADEEIFEMNNGCICCTVRGDLIRIITNLMRRRDKFDHLVIETTGLADPAPVIQTFFVDEDVSAKTKLDAVVTVVDAKHIAQHWDAEEAQEQIAFADIILLNKTDLVSESELLALEQRIKSMNLMCKIYRTQNSEIEMDAVLGVGAFQLDRALQIDPEFLGEDAHEHDDTVKSVAIVEAGELYLPKVNAWISELLREQGVDIFRMKGILNIKGIDERFVFQGVHMLFDGTRDRLWQPNEPRQNELVFIGRNLDQAKLKSDFLACMH; encoded by the coding sequence ATGACCACAAACTTCTCTCCAATTCCTGTCACAGTTTTAACAGGCTATCTCGGTGCAGGTAAAACTACTCTGCTTAATCGCATTCTCACCCATGAGCATGGCAAGAAAGTTGCGGTGATTGTCAATGAGTTTGGTGAGGTGGGTATTGATCACAAATTAGTGGTCAATGCCGATGAAGAAATCTTCGAGATGAATAATGGTTGTATTTGCTGCACTGTACGCGGTGATTTGATTCGGATTATTACCAACCTAATGCGCCGCCGCGATAAGTTTGATCATCTAGTCATTGAAACTACTGGACTCGCTGACCCTGCCCCCGTAATTCAGACCTTCTTTGTTGATGAGGATGTGAGCGCCAAGACCAAATTGGATGCTGTAGTGACAGTGGTTGATGCTAAGCATATTGCCCAACATTGGGATGCGGAAGAAGCTCAGGAACAAATTGCTTTTGCCGATATCATTTTACTAAACAAAACTGATTTAGTAAGTGAATCAGAACTATTAGCACTAGAACAACGCATTAAGTCAATGAACTTAATGTGTAAAATCTACCGTACTCAAAACTCAGAAATTGAGATGGATGCAGTTTTAGGCGTTGGTGCATTTCAGCTAGATCGAGCCTTGCAAATCGATCCTGAATTTCTTGGCGAAGATGCCCACGAACATGACGACACGGTAAAATCTGTGGCGATCGTGGAAGCAGGGGAACTCTATTTGCCTAAAGTCAATGCTTGGATTAGTGAACTATTGCGTGAACAGGGAGTAGATATCTTCAGGATGAAAGGTATTCTCAATATCAAAGGAATTGATGAACGATTTGTGTTTCAGGGTGTGCATATGCTGTTTGATGGTACTCGCGATCGCCTATGGCAACCTAACGAACCTCGCCAAAATGAACTTGTATTTATCGGGCGGAACCTTGATCAAGCCAAGCTAAAATCAGATTTTCTTGCCTGTATGCATTGA
- a CDS encoding PP2C family serine/threonine-protein phosphatase — protein MNLDNSCNSENPDQWSVVAVSLEGTSHQKRDLPCQDAHFWQVVGDRILVAGVADGAGSVSLSEVGSLLAVQTAVKEIASKIAESSIPDNDEGWKVLLNSGLEDALVAIQTEAESRQVNVRELSTTLLIVVATPEIVAAIQVGDGAIVVANQKGTAIALTSPPIEESLDLATFLTSPNGIDSAQICLWEGKPAQLAMFSDGLQMLALQMPEGVAHAPFFAPLFKFIAEAKDLDVAHQELTGFLRSPRVCDRTDDDLTLLLAALPSELL, from the coding sequence ATGAATCTTGATAATTCCTGTAATTCAGAAAATCCTGATCAATGGTCAGTGGTAGCGGTTTCTCTTGAAGGAACTAGTCATCAAAAGCGGGATTTGCCCTGTCAGGATGCTCATTTTTGGCAAGTGGTAGGCGATCGCATTTTAGTTGCGGGTGTTGCGGATGGGGCGGGATCTGTCTCGCTCTCGGAGGTGGGATCTTTGCTGGCGGTGCAAACGGCGGTGAAGGAAATTGCTTCTAAAATAGCGGAGTCATCAATTCCTGATAATGATGAAGGATGGAAAGTGCTGCTTAACAGTGGTTTAGAAGATGCTTTAGTGGCTATTCAAACTGAAGCAGAATCGCGTCAGGTGAATGTGCGTGAGCTATCAACGACTTTGTTAATCGTAGTAGCAACTCCTGAGATTGTGGCAGCGATTCAGGTGGGCGATGGAGCGATTGTGGTTGCTAATCAGAAGGGAACGGCGATCGCTTTAACTAGTCCTCCCATTGAGGAATCCCTAGATTTAGCCACATTTTTGACTTCACCCAATGGCATTGATTCTGCTCAGATTTGTTTATGGGAAGGGAAACCTGCCCAGTTAGCGATGTTTTCGGATGGGTTGCAAATGTTGGCTTTGCAAATGCCTGAAGGTGTGGCTCATGCGCCATTTTTTGCACCGCTATTTAAGTTCATTGCTGAGGCGAAAGACTTAGATGTGGCGCATCAGGAGTTAACAGGATTTTTGCGATCGCCTAGAGTTTGCGATCGCACTGATGATGATTTGACTTTGCTGCTGGCTGCATTACCAAGCGAGTTGTTATAA
- a CDS encoding vWA domain-containing protein has product MTLDAIEFAENPEPRCPCVLLLDTSGSMGGEKIAALNAGLQTFRDDLLQDNLASKRVEVAIVAFDSTVRVEHDFATAEHFQAPTLTAQGLTYTAAGINKALDLLQSRKREYKDNGITYYRPWVFLITDGAPYGEDAYLLTQAAQRVKEEETNKRVAFFAVGVEGADMNQLQTMSVRSPIKLKGLSFREMFVWLSASMQRVSHSKPDEQVPLAPPTDWMSV; this is encoded by the coding sequence ATGACTCTTGATGCAATCGAATTTGCGGAAAATCCAGAGCCACGCTGCCCTTGTGTGTTGCTTTTAGACACTTCTGGATCGATGGGTGGGGAAAAAATTGCAGCTTTGAATGCAGGGTTGCAAACTTTTCGGGATGATCTGTTGCAGGACAATTTGGCGAGTAAACGGGTGGAAGTGGCGATCGTTGCTTTTGATTCGACGGTGCGCGTGGAGCATGATTTTGCTACGGCTGAGCATTTTCAAGCTCCAACTTTGACAGCGCAGGGTTTGACCTATACGGCTGCGGGTATTAACAAAGCTCTTGATTTGTTGCAATCCCGTAAGCGCGAGTATAAGGATAATGGCATTACTTACTATCGTCCTTGGGTGTTTTTGATTACCGATGGTGCGCCCTATGGCGAGGATGCCTATCTTTTGACTCAGGCGGCGCAACGGGTGAAGGAAGAAGAGACAAACAAACGGGTTGCCTTTTTTGCGGTGGGTGTGGAAGGTGCGGATATGAATCAGTTGCAAACGATGTCTGTGCGATCGCCGATTAAGCTCAAGGGATTAAGTTTCCGCGAGATGTTTGTGTGGCTATCGGCAAGTATGCAGCGCGTTTCTCATTCTAAGCCCGATGAGCAAGTTCCTTTAGCACCTCCTACAGATTGGATGTCAGTTTGA
- the recG gene encoding ATP-dependent DNA helicase RecG has translation MPLDINRLQQALSIEAEKGFSNLQGKQFLFADFLNVSLKEIPEDWEMSDRLQAQTLAKQYAQYSDLPLSRRQHLVAETRRLLYEVRRREIAETNAAPKIKKPKTEAIAATEPKATKKILPDTELKSLEGIGSFMATKFKLLDLHTVRDVLSYYPRDHIDYARQIPIRELKDGDTVTVIGTIKKFGCFTSPKNPNLTIVEIILRDHTGQIKLSRFWTGKRYSNRGWQESQKKLYPQGCTVAASGVVKQSKYGLTLENYEVEVLEHTQDTIQSKTVGRVVPVYPLTEGITPEAIRRLVAQCLPAVSQISDPMPDRFLNDYKMMPLAQAIAQVHYPDTSETLEQAVIRLTFDKYFYRRLVSLYRRHQQKAIHFVPQSQAIAQLEKILPFELTNAQKRVVAEIRADLQGQTPMNRLVQGDVGSGKTIVAVYALLTAIEAGYQTALMAPTEVLTEQHYRKIVEWFMQLNLPVEILTGSTKTAKRRETLRQLETGELPLVIGTHALIQDGVNFARLGLAVIDEQHRFGRDQRSRLLQKGNDPHVLIMTATPIPRTLYLTNSEIEVSIIDELPPGRKPIQTVLLKPSQRKDAYDLIRREIAQDRQAYIVFPLVEESEKMEDIKAATQEREHLQNVVFPNFQIGLLHGQMSSAEKDEAINTFRRGETQILVATTVIEVGVDIPNASVMLIEHADRFGLAQLHQLRGRVGRGAAQSYCLLLSGSKSQTSQERLQVLEQSQDGFFIAERDFQMRGKGKDEGTEQSGHAGFSIEDRLPDEAARQEIFQIAREAAERIIKKDATLEHFPALKAEFEMHYQRLQGGAIFT, from the coding sequence GTGCCTCTTGATATCAACCGTTTACAACAAGCCTTAAGTATCGAGGCTGAAAAAGGCTTTTCCAATTTACAGGGAAAGCAATTTTTGTTTGCAGATTTTTTGAATGTGAGCTTAAAAGAAATCCCTGAAGACTGGGAAATGAGCGATCGCCTCCAAGCCCAAACCCTTGCCAAACAATATGCTCAATATAGTGATTTGCCCTTATCGCGAAGACAACACCTAGTAGCTGAAACCCGTCGCTTGCTCTACGAAGTGCGTCGCCGTGAAATAGCAGAAACCAACGCCGCACCCAAGATTAAGAAACCCAAGACTGAGGCAATCGCTGCGACCGAACCCAAAGCCACTAAAAAAATATTGCCTGATACCGAGTTGAAAAGCCTTGAAGGTATTGGCTCATTTATGGCGACAAAGTTTAAGCTTCTCGATTTGCATACGGTACGTGATGTTCTTAGTTATTATCCTCGCGATCACATTGACTATGCTCGCCAGATTCCCATTCGCGAACTGAAAGATGGTGATACAGTCACCGTAATCGGCACAATTAAAAAATTCGGATGTTTTACTAGTCCCAAAAATCCCAATCTCACGATTGTGGAAATTATTTTACGTGACCATACGGGGCAGATAAAACTTAGCCGCTTCTGGACTGGCAAACGCTACTCCAATCGTGGTTGGCAAGAATCACAGAAAAAACTTTATCCTCAAGGCTGTACAGTTGCGGCTTCAGGGGTGGTCAAACAGAGCAAATATGGTTTGACGTTAGAGAATTATGAAGTGGAAGTTCTCGAACATACTCAAGATACAATCCAGTCCAAAACTGTCGGGCGCGTCGTACCAGTTTATCCACTTACAGAGGGCATCACACCCGAAGCCATTCGTCGCCTTGTGGCGCAATGTTTACCCGCAGTATCACAGATTTCCGATCCGATGCCCGATCGCTTTCTTAATGATTACAAAATGATGCCTTTAGCACAGGCGATCGCCCAAGTGCATTATCCAGATACCAGCGAAACATTAGAACAAGCTGTAATTCGACTCACCTTTGATAAATATTTCTACCGTCGCCTTGTTTCTCTCTATCGTCGTCATCAGCAAAAAGCAATTCATTTTGTACCCCAAAGCCAAGCGATCGCTCAACTGGAAAAGATTCTGCCCTTTGAGTTAACTAATGCTCAAAAGCGAGTTGTTGCTGAAATTCGGGCTGATTTGCAAGGTCAAACACCGATGAACCGTTTAGTGCAAGGCGATGTCGGTTCAGGTAAAACGATTGTGGCGGTGTATGCATTGTTAACGGCGATCGAGGCTGGCTACCAAACTGCACTGATGGCTCCAACGGAAGTTCTCACCGAGCAGCATTACCGCAAGATTGTGGAATGGTTTATGCAGCTAAATCTACCTGTAGAAATTTTGACTGGTTCCACAAAGACGGCAAAACGTCGTGAAACTTTACGACAATTAGAAACAGGTGAATTACCTTTAGTCATTGGAACCCACGCTCTAATTCAGGATGGCGTAAACTTTGCGCGATTAGGACTAGCGGTCATCGATGAGCAACATCGTTTTGGTAGAGATCAGCGATCGCGGCTTTTGCAAAAAGGCAATGATCCCCATGTATTGATCATGACTGCTACGCCAATTCCCCGCACTTTATATCTTACTAATTCTGAAATTGAAGTTAGTATCATCGATGAGCTTCCCCCTGGACGTAAACCGATTCAAACTGTCTTACTGAAACCCTCACAACGCAAAGACGCTTATGATTTAATCCGTCGTGAAATAGCTCAAGATCGTCAAGCTTATATTGTCTTTCCTCTGGTGGAAGAGTCCGAGAAAATGGAAGATATTAAAGCTGCAACCCAAGAACGTGAGCATCTCCAAAATGTAGTTTTTCCCAACTTCCAAATTGGCTTACTTCATGGTCAAATGTCTTCGGCAGAAAAAGATGAAGCGATTAATACTTTCCGTAGAGGTGAAACTCAAATTCTGGTTGCGACAACGGTGATTGAAGTCGGTGTGGATATTCCGAACGCTTCAGTCATGCTCATCGAACATGCCGATCGCTTTGGGCTTGCTCAACTTCATCAATTACGAGGTCGAGTCGGACGTGGCGCGGCTCAGTCCTATTGTCTATTACTAAGCGGCTCTAAATCTCAGACATCACAAGAGCGTTTACAAGTTCTTGAGCAGTCGCAGGATGGATTTTTTATTGCTGAGCGTGATTTCCAGATGCGCGGTAAAGGTAAAGATGAGGGAACAGAACAATCTGGACATGCAGGTTTCTCGATTGAGGATCGGTTGCCTGATGAGGCTGCGCGTCAAGAGATTTTCCAAATAGCCCGTGAAGCGGCGGAAAGGATTATCAAAAAAGATGCCACGTTGGAGCATTTTCCTGCGTTGAAAGCAGAATTTGAGATGCATTATCAACGATTACAAGGCGGCGCAATTTTCACATAA